The Podospora pseudopauciseta strain CBS 411.78 chromosome 2 map unlocalized CBS411.78m_2, whole genome shotgun sequence genome has a window encoding:
- a CDS encoding uncharacterized protein (EggNog:ENOG503Q49R; COG:S) — protein sequence MSGHREGHAGPETNESDPGLAPSECFDSMFDFEQWEADQEVRWELHQDLQGLSSLASSGDEGLNITSLTPQSLSIDFDWEEPLRTTTPVSTIVPTTVSANIESLSCLGVPSWDFVSTPDHNSISLPSTHLVDSPDIASGTDGAEVYLRQQSLPSGYSGDYSNQTTGDHNAFSKDPSVERQSDVGVGVGSYVIRPKQSLPQSKKRSRTKSYRTISTKSTQLTTENVTYYDCSIAFRSILPRLDPQGTPCNHTEPDAQASSSMPRKAKRKPNTDEDRKKIKLVRRMGACLRCRIFKEACDENEPCGRCLIALANAKVFSLPCYREPLENVIAFRAGNSRAGKIRSEPISIRWAGDDISPRVVALSYPFKKQGAGAGLTVTIKCRKFVPYEWDVMEEPWSISPKKSIPMISTPFACYDEGASVAAVARYIEATKAALLDESLDGILDDMIRLSTAEATRYCLKYRDSAVATAMNIRAASFFSRTKMIMTENNVLELPYFHNPHFLLNGGYPVPSMIDYQMDYMAITYMHGQMEVLVKQLKKLIFTKNQRKSWYEVYLTVFVLLQSLETVHARQIDIIRRYEPEGGEALSKARNIGTRMIAEWKYSARILIYHYRAVLKGMVPFAATWNDKHVAELRHDCGLDEEALQYARQMSGFIRTRFDSLRRLTKEGLDNDAVRPLAWIARLYIDDEVDSGKK from the exons ATGTCCGGCCACAGAGAGGGTCACGCCGGCCCAGAAACAAACGAATCAGACCCCGGCTTGGCGCCATCAGAATGTTTCGACTCCATGTTCGACTTTGAGCAGTGGGAGGCAGATCAAGAGGTTCGCTGGGAGTTGCATCAGGACCTTCAAGGCCTTTCAAGTCTCGCAAGTAGTGGCGACGAGGGTCTCAACATCACCTCGCTCACACCTCAGTCTTTGTCCATCGATTTCGATTGGGAGGAACCCCTGCGAACTACTACGCCCGTGTCAACGATAGTTCCTACAACAGTGTCGGCCAACATCGAAAGTTTGTCATGCCTTGGCGTTCCATCATGGGACTTCGTTTCGACACCCGACCATAATTCTATCTCTTTGCCATCGACCCATCTTGTTGACTCCCCTGACATAGCCTCTGGAACTGATGGGGCCGAAGTATACTTGAGGCAGCAGTCGCTCCCAAGCGGCTACTCAGGAGACTATAGCAACCAAACAACCGGGGATCACAATGCCTTCTCCAAAGACCCGTCAGTGGAAAGACAGAGcgatgttggggttggggttggttcTTATGTCATCCGACCCAAACAAAGCCTGCCACAATCGAAGAAACGTTCCCGGACAAAGTCATACCGCACTATCTCAACAAAGTCAACCCAGTTGACGACAGAGAATGTGACATACTATGACTGCTCCATAGCTTTTAGGAGCATCCTGCCCAGACTCGACCCTCAAGGGACACCTTGCAACCACACTGAACCAGACGCCCAAGCTTCCAGTTCGATGCCACGTAAAGCGAAGCGCAAGCCCAATACAGACGAAGACCGCAAGAAGATCAAGCttgtgaggaggatgggtgCATGCTTACGATGTAGGATCTTCAAAGAAGCC TGTGATGAAAACGAGCCTTGCGGGCGATGTTTAATAGCTCTTGCCAACGCTAAAGTTTTTTCATTACCATGTTATAGAGAGCCACTGGAAAACGTCATTGCATTTCGGGCTGGAAATTCCAGGGCCGGAAAAATTCGCTCGGAGCCAATATCTATTAGATGGGCCGGTGATGACATAAGTCCGAGAGTCGTAGCGCTGTCATATCCGTTCAAGAAACAGGGCGCTGGAGCAGGATTAACAGTCACCATTAAGTGTCGCAAGTTCGTACCTTACGAGTGGGATGTGATGGAAGAACCATGGTCTATTTCTCCAAAAAAGTCCATTCCTATGATATCAACACCATTTGCCTGT TACGATGAGGGTGCAAGcgtggctgctgttgcaagGTACATTGAAGCCACCAAGGCAGCACTCTTGGATGAGAGTCTCGACGGTATTTTGGACGACATGATTCGACTGAGTACTGCTGAAGCAACACGTTACTGCTTGAAATACAGG GACTCTGCTGTAGCAACTGCCATGAACATCCGCGCAGCCAGCTTTTTCTCTCGAACGAAAATGATCATGACTGAAAACAATGTGCTTGAATTGCCTTATTTTCATAATCCACATTTTCTACTCAACGGTGGCTACCCTGTACCATCAATGATTGACTATCAGATGGATTACATGGCAATTACCTACATGCACGGACAGATGGAAGTCCTTGTAAAGCAGTTGAAGAAGCTAATTTTCACCAAAAACCAGCGTAAAAGCTGGTACGAGGTCTACTTGACAGTATTCGTGCTGCTTCAAAGTTTGGAGACAGTGCATGCTCGCCAAATAGACATCATTCGGCGGTATGAACCAGAG GGTGGTGAGGCATTGTCAAAAGCTCGAAATATTGGCACGAGAATGATCGCTGAATGGAAATACTCTGCAAGAATCCTGATTTATCATTATCGAGCTGTTTTGAAAGGCATGGTACCATTCGCAGCCACCTGGAACGACAAGCACGTGGCCGAGTTGCGCCACGACTGCGGcctggatgaggaggcgcTTCAATATGCTCGACAAATGTCGGGTTTCATCAGGACCCGATTCGACTCTCTCAGACGATTGACCAAAGAGGGGCTCGATAACGATGCTGTAAGGCCGTTGGCGTGGATAGCACGACTTTATATCGACGATGAGGTTGACTCAGGCAAGAAGTAG
- a CDS encoding uncharacterized protein (EggNog:ENOG503P0PX; COG:E): protein MDCPSSADWPKELTGDLAWTGADFESNTDVFTDKLSSQDIEELNSAIKHFQALGLSRGHADPTTFPLSQGLAKRLQKVTDHVYNGRGFHRIRGINPSAYTDEECVILYAGITSYIADQRARNIDHIRDRSRAQLSQKLSPLELAKPMTFHTDIDVGDMVSLFVQSTPLEGGDQYLAPIASIYNDLMKRDPEVLRILSENWYWERVHRPGPNQTITRTFNRPVIGFHNNQLQINMAVTFLGANPAIPFSPDAPQLTPERIAALNRVQEAATRVNLRIVPEAGDLLFINNFAVLHARAGFVDSPDDVWNQRYIMRLWLHDSHKGWESAPVLQRKLDETFDLSAAEKAYWTKDEMDKVAPGMRIKQMGISANPDHD, encoded by the exons ATGGACTGCCCTAGCTCCGCCGACTGGCCTAAAGAGCTCACCGGTGACCTGGCATGGACTGGTGCCGACTTTGAATCCAACACTGATGTTTTCACTGACAAGCTCTCAAGCCAAGATATTGAGGAGCTCAACTCTGCCATCAAACACTTCCAAG CCCTGGGCCTTTCCCGTGGCCATGCAGACCCTACCACATTCCCTCTTTCTCAGGGACTCGCCAAACGGCTCCAGAAAGTCACGGACCATGTGTACAACGGCCGAGGATTCCACCGTATCCGTGGCATCAACCCCTCGGCTTATACAGACGAGGAATGTGTGATCCTCTACGCCGGCATCACCAGCTACATTGCTGATCAGCGTGCAAGAAACATTG ACCACATCCGTGACCGCTCCCGTGCCCAACTCTCGCAAAAGCTTAGTCCCCTCGAGCTCGCCAAGCCCATGACATTTCACACCGACATCGACGTCGGTGACATGGTCTCTCTCTTCGTCCAAAGCACTCCCCTCGAAGGAGGAGACCAGTATCTCGCCCCCATCGCCTCAATCTACAACGACCTCATGAAGCGAGACCCCGAAGTCTTGCGCATTCTCTCCGAGAATTGGTACTGGGAGCGCGTCCACCGCCCCGGCCCAAATCAAACCATCACCAGGACCTTCAACAGGCCCGTGATTGGGTtccacaacaaccagctTCAGATCAATATGGCTGTTACATTCTTGGGGGCGAATCCCGCCATCCCTTTCTCGCCTGATGCTCCACAGCTTACACCCGAGAGGATTGCTGCTCTTAATCGGGTCCAGGAGGCCGCTACGCGTGTTAACCTTCGGATTGTTCCCGAGGCTGGAGATTTGTTGTTCATCAACAACTTTGCTGTTCTCCATGCACGTGCTGGATTTGTTGACTCGCCGGATGATGTGTGGAACCAGCGGTACATCATGCGCCTGTGGCTACATGACAGCCACAAGGGATGGGAGTCCGCTCCTGTCTTGCAGAGGAAGTTGGACGAGACGTTTGATCTGAGTGCTGCTGAGAAGGCGTACTGGACCAAGGATGAGATGGACAAAGTTGCTCCTGGCATGAGGATCAAGCAGATGGGCATTTCTGCTAACCCGGACCATGACTGA
- a CDS encoding uncharacterized protein (EggNog:ENOG503P7HE; COG:S), translating to MDFPPLGHLRIASPDDVPRISVVATAAFRYSPLFEWERPNHAKYPEDTLESYRAQFLDAIQSDDHIVLVREDAYLRDENNKTAAIIPDNTGWTAPKAGERVIVGVISIKLDPGSRHVGKLKINNGCYLATPHSLNRDLNQRHYDEWGLLSATAKRKNRVHRHSTISMIVVHPAYWRRGHGTQLATWARDLSRMDRIPQCVSAAPMSQCLFMSLGFREIDAIVAEGDKDDPRGVKTMLLEFGREYRGEPYQRLILRWIVKVTKDSLVGLVRWTQRRLNRMQVQGNEKWVW from the exons ATGGATTTCCCTCCGCTGGGCCACCTGCGTATCGCAAGCCCCGACGATGTTCCTCGCATTAGCGTCGTGGCAACTGCCGCTTTCCGATACTCTCCTCTGTTCGAGTGGGAACGTCCCAATCATGCAAAGTACCCCGAAGACACACTCGAGTCGTACCGCGCCCAATTCCTGGATGCCATCCAGAGCGACGATCATATAGTCTTAGTCCGGGAGGACGCTTACTTGCGCGAtgaaaacaacaagacaGCTGCCATCATACCGGACAACACCGGTTGGACTGCTCCCAAGGCTGGTGAACGGGTCATTGTCGGTGTTATTTCCATTAAACTCGACCCAGGCTCTCGTCATGTTGGTAAATTGAAAATAAATAACG GTTGTTATCTCGCAACTCCACATAGCCTGAATCGAGACTTAAACCAACGCCACTATGACGAGTGGGGCCTTCTCTCTGCTACTgccaaaaggaaaaacagAGTCCACAGACACTCCACCATCAGCATGATAGTCGTTCACCCGGCATACTGGAGACGTGGCCACGGCACTCAGCTGGCAACATGGGCTAGAGACCTCTCAAGAATGGACAGGATCCCTCAGTGTGTCAGCGCTGCGCCCATGTCCCAGTGTCTGTTCATGTCTCTGGGATTCCGGGAGATCGACGCAATTGTGGCTGAAGGAGATAAGGATGACCCTAGAGGAGTCAAAACAATGTTGCTGGAGTTCGGACGCGAATACCGCGGCGAGCCTTACCAACGTCTGATTCTTCGTTGGATTGTCAAGGTTACAAAGGACTCACTGGTGGGGCTGGTGAGGTGGACACAGCGTAGGTTGAATAGGATGCAGGTCCAGGGGAATGAGAAATGGGTTTGGTGA